A genome region from Brassica oleracea var. oleracea cultivar TO1000 chromosome C2, BOL, whole genome shotgun sequence includes the following:
- the LOC106322637 gene encoding probable WRKY transcription factor 3, which produces MAEKEEEEQQQTKQSVTSKSSTGGASRPTISLPRRPFGEMFYSGGVGFSGFSPGPMTLVSNMFSDPDEFKSFSQLVAGAVASPAAAAVVASAHQTPVSSVGGGGDSLLDPRIKQNRPTGLMITQPPGMFTVPAGLSPATLLDSPSFFGLFSPIQGSFGTTHQQALAQVTAQAVHGNNVQIQSESSTQQQQTSLTEVPSFSAPVQDQRDNSEVTVYEHRSQPQNADKPADDGYNWRKYGQKQVKGSDFPRSYYKCTHGACPVKKKVERSVDGQVTEIIYKGQHNHEPPQNNKRGRDNDNNNNNGSCNSLNKSKRDQETSQVTTTEQISEASDSEEVGNAETSLGGTHEDEPDPKRRNTEVRVSEPVSSSNRTVTEPRIIVQTKSEVDLLDDGYRWRKYGQKVVKGNPYPRSYYKCTTPGCRVRKHVERAANDRKAVITTYEGKHNHDIPASRTSSHQLRPNNNLSTVNLNQQQTVARLRLKEEQIT; this is translated from the exons ATGGCGGAGAAGGAAGAAGAAGAACAACAACAAACAAAACAGTCTGTGACGTCAAAATCATCTACCGGAGGAGCTTCACGGCCGACGATTTCACTTCCTCGTCGACCGTTTGGGGAAATGTTTTATAGCGGTGGCGTTGGATTTAGCGGATTCAGTCCTGGTCCCATGACTCTAGTCTCCAATATGTTCTCTGATCCTGATGAATTCAAATCTTTCTCTCAGCTTGTCGCCGGAGCTGTGGCTTCTCCTGCCGCTGCTGCAGTCGTTGCTAGTGCTCATCAGACACCTGTGAGCTCTGTCGGTGGTGGCGGTGACAGTCTTCTTGACCCGAGGATCAAGCAAAACAGACCAACGGGATTGATGATTACACAGCCACCGGGGATGTTCACCGTGCCTGCGGGCTTAAGTCCGGCGACGCTTCTAGATTCTCCAAGCTTCTTTGGTCTGTTTTCACCCATTCAG GGATCATTTGGTACGACACACCAACAAGCTTTAGCACAAGTCACTGCACAAGCAGTTCATGGTAATAATGTCCAGATTCAGTCAGAATCATCTACTCAACAACAACAAACTTCATTGACTGAGGTTCCCTCGTTTTCAGCCCCGGTTCAAGATCAGAGAGATAACTCTGAAGTAACAGTCTATGAGCATCGGTCGCAGCCTCAGAATGCTGATAAACCAGCTGATGATGGATACAACTGGAGGAAATACGGGCAGAAACAAGTGAAAGGTAGCGATTTTCCTCGGAGTTATTACAAATGTACTCATGGGGCGTGTCCTGTCAAGAAGAAAGTCGAGAGGTCTGTGGATGGACAAGTAACGGAAATCATTTACAAGGGTCAGCACAATCACGAGCCTCCACAAAACAATAAGCGCGGCAGGGATAATGATAATAATAATAATAATGGGAGTTGTAACAGTCTCAACAAGAGTAAGAGAGACCAGGAAACAAGTCAGGTCACAACAACAGAGCAAATATCTGAAGCAAGTGATAGCGAGGAAGTTGGTAATGCAGAAACTAGTTTGGGAGGAACACACGAAGATGAGCCTGATCCCAAGAGAAG AAATACAGAAGTCCGGGTTTCAGAACCAGTTTCGTCATCAAATAGGACCGTGACAGAGCCTAGAATTATTGTACAAACGAAGAGTGAAGTTGATCTCTTAGATGATGGATATAGATGGCGCAAGTATGGTCAGAAAGTAGTCAAAGGGAATCCTTATCCGAG GAGCTACTATAAGTGTACAACACCGGGATGCAGAGTGAGGAAACATGTAGAAAGAGCAGCAAATGACCGAAAAGCTGTTATAACAACATATGAAGGTAAACATAACCATGACATTCCAGCGTCTAGAACCAGCAGCCATCAGTTAAGACCCAACAACAATCTCTCGACGGTTAACTTGAACCAACAACAGACAGTTGCGCGTCTAAGGCTTAAAGAAGAGCAAATCACTTGA